One genomic region from Candidatus Hydrogenedentota bacterium encodes:
- the tuf gene encoding elongation factor Tu (EF-Tu; promotes GTP-dependent binding of aminoacyl-tRNA to the A-site of ribosomes during protein biosynthesis; when the tRNA anticodon matches the mRNA codon, GTP hydrolysis results; the inactive EF-Tu-GDP leaves the ribosome and release of GDP is promoted by elongation factor Ts; many prokaryotes have two copies of the gene encoding EF-Tu) yields MAKAKFERTKPHINIGTIGHVDHGKTTLTSAITKILAEQGKA; encoded by the coding sequence ATGGCGAAGGCGAAGTTTGAGCGGACAAAGCCGCACATCAACATTGGCACGATTGGTCACGTCGACCACGGTAAGACGACGCTGACGAGTGCGATCACGAAGATCCTTGCCGAGCAGGGCAAGGCG
- a CDS encoding DUF4129 domain-containing protein, producing MNDNSTRYRPPESDDKGRWQAQDSTSGMQSQADDGPTDFASLLAAPVTQVERPKELVATDFRSLAGKNPGAPKPYQVRTITDLLLDCLTPIMIVVMVYSVIFFLLDIRFVFTEVHDANLRWVAFCFVVGVVALNRLIAREGKEESFMYVGGLGMAIGLYTIVTTTSYDVGSVAGSFMNSVGVALFFNLTIVAFVWWLANRLTHECCVDENRTAGDIGILTGTARRLRTAMEPKEKKPTFQTTMDAIDPSEWKKPERKAPPKPVDATERLSKRHPGISIFYFSVPVFIIFALGQRVVQHGGEMMVLAGHFYIGAYTLSALSLLMLSSLAGLRDYFRSRRVHLPGGIGPFWIGLGSIMILMVLFGAIALPTPSLPPIAVVTSHQYDYWRPGSTFQLINLAVPAAQAIQQNRIMERIGAGVLIIFGIFLLYGFIRAVGAFAVQVAKRRHSLPQPVVRFFNAVDRILERIGRLPEFPKRKKHRRVSRVVSMAAKCENPMTSARCTTTAQRIEACYDALCALAYDLGVPRRQDQTPYEFVEAFPEEMKTLREEAFELTDLYVLSAYANFTFDDRIGDRLRKFWWSFEQVRRRVVR from the coding sequence ATGAACGACAACTCCACGAGATATCGCCCGCCCGAATCGGACGATAAGGGGCGCTGGCAGGCGCAGGATTCCACCAGCGGCATGCAATCGCAGGCCGATGATGGACCGACGGACTTTGCGTCGCTGTTGGCGGCGCCTGTCACGCAGGTGGAGCGGCCCAAGGAATTGGTGGCGACGGATTTCCGTTCGCTGGCGGGCAAGAACCCCGGCGCGCCGAAACCGTATCAGGTGAGGACAATCACGGACTTGCTGCTCGATTGCCTCACGCCGATCATGATTGTTGTCATGGTCTATTCCGTGATCTTTTTCCTGCTCGATATTCGGTTTGTGTTCACGGAAGTCCACGACGCCAACCTGCGCTGGGTGGCGTTCTGTTTCGTCGTTGGCGTGGTGGCGCTGAATCGGCTCATCGCGCGGGAAGGCAAAGAAGAGTCGTTCATGTATGTGGGCGGGCTCGGCATGGCCATTGGGCTGTACACGATCGTCACGACTACGAGTTACGACGTCGGGTCCGTGGCAGGCAGCTTCATGAATTCCGTGGGCGTCGCGTTGTTCTTCAACCTCACCATCGTTGCTTTCGTGTGGTGGCTCGCAAACCGCCTCACACACGAGTGCTGCGTGGACGAGAACCGCACAGCGGGCGACATCGGCATTCTCACAGGCACGGCGCGCCGGCTACGCACGGCCATGGAACCGAAAGAGAAAAAGCCGACGTTTCAGACGACGATGGATGCAATCGATCCCAGCGAATGGAAGAAACCCGAGCGCAAAGCCCCGCCGAAACCCGTCGACGCGACGGAGCGGTTGTCGAAACGGCATCCCGGTATTTCGATTTTCTATTTTTCGGTGCCGGTGTTTATCATCTTTGCCTTGGGACAACGCGTTGTTCAGCACGGCGGCGAAATGATGGTGCTCGCGGGGCACTTCTACATTGGCGCATACACGCTCTCCGCGCTGTCGCTACTGATGTTGTCGAGTCTTGCGGGACTGCGCGACTACTTCCGGTCGCGGCGCGTACACCTGCCTGGGGGAATTGGGCCGTTTTGGATAGGCCTCGGCAGTATCATGATCCTGATGGTGCTGTTTGGAGCCATCGCACTGCCCACGCCAAGTCTGCCGCCGATTGCGGTGGTGACAAGCCATCAATACGACTACTGGCGGCCAGGGTCGACTTTTCAGTTGATTAACCTCGCCGTGCCCGCGGCACAAGCCATCCAACAGAACCGCATCATGGAGCGCATCGGCGCTGGAGTGTTGATCATCTTTGGTATCTTCCTGCTCTACGGATTCATCCGCGCCGTGGGTGCGTTTGCCGTTCAGGTAGCGAAACGGCGGCACAGCTTGCCGCAACCGGTGGTGCGGTTCTTCAACGCCGTGGACCGCATCCTGGAACGCATTGGGCGGCTCCCCGAGTTTCCGAAGCGTAAGAAGCACCGGCGCGTGTCCCGCGTGGTGTCCATGGCCGCGAAATGCGAGAACCCCATGACCTCCGCCCGCTGCACAACCACCGCCCAACGCATTGAGGCCTGCTACGACGCCCTGTGCGCGCTCGCGTACGACCTCGGCGTCCCGCGCCGCCAAGACCAGACCCCCTACGAGTTCGTCGAGGCGTTTCCGGAAGAGATGAAAACGTTGCGCGAAGAAGCCTTCGAACTGACCGACCTTTACGTACTCTCGGCCTACGCCAATTTCACCTTCGACGACCGAATCGGCGACCGCCTGCGGAAATTCTGGTGGTCCTTCGAGCAGGTACGGCGAAGGGTGGTGCGGTAG
- a CDS encoding NYN domain-containing protein, whose product MRVEIFLDGSNFYNGLRQQFGKGQYDVGKLVNRILANRTLVRLNYYIGAIDPNRDANGAAAQGRFLRAVQHLPFPVRLFTSPLRYLSTWPSVPPVEKGVDTKIVEDLIVGAFDQRYDVAILLSGDQDFVEVVRLLHSRFPVQLETCFPMARRHLHDATKVCFTAGQVITRAFYNAIQ is encoded by the coding sequence TTGCGAGTAGAAATCTTCCTGGATGGATCCAATTTCTACAACGGTTTGCGGCAGCAATTCGGGAAGGGCCAGTATGACGTCGGGAAGTTGGTCAATCGCATTCTCGCCAACCGTACTCTTGTTCGGCTGAATTACTATATCGGGGCTATCGACCCCAATCGTGACGCGAACGGAGCAGCGGCCCAAGGGCGTTTCCTTCGTGCCGTCCAGCACTTGCCGTTTCCTGTGAGACTTTTCACCTCTCCCCTGCGGTATCTTTCCACTTGGCCGAGCGTTCCGCCTGTCGAAAAGGGCGTCGACACCAAGATAGTCGAGGACCTGATTGTTGGTGCTTTTGACCAGCGGTACGATGTTGCCATTCTCCTCTCCGGCGACCAAGATTTCGTTGAAGTCGTCCGGCTTCTTCACTCTCGCTTCCCGGTCCAGTTGGAAACCTGTTTCCCGATGGCCCGACGCCATCTCCATGACGCAACGAAAGTTTGCTTCACGGCGGGTCAAGTCATTACGAGGGCTTTTTACAACGCCATTCAGTAA